Part of the Ursus arctos isolate Adak ecotype North America unplaced genomic scaffold, UrsArc2.0 scaffold_4, whole genome shotgun sequence genome, acatttgtttaatgctgaaatgaataagtaaatggatAACATGCTACAATTTAAATTCAacattcaacttttttttaattacaagccaaataactatattttctgATCAAAAATGATAGCATGTGGTCTAGCAAATACAGGTATAGTTATGGGAGGTATATTTGAAATTACAACTCTTCTAGAAATTTTGATATATATGGTCATATTATAGTCCATTGAACGAACCTACTTGGACAAAATTTAGATTTTCATAAAAGTCATGTTTATTAGAGTCTTTCTCATCATTCTAAAAATATTGTTGATCAATACAAATATCCAAAGTTACCTTGACAGTAAAACATTTACCTCTCAGTTTGCTCCAGGTTTGATCAAATACTGAGAAGCGGGCCTCATGATCTCTGAAGATTAATTGGCATAAAGATGCAATTTCATATCTTAACAGCAACATTAATAATACGGTCAATTATCCTATATCTTTAGTCATGATATTACTAAATTTAAAATCCTGATGGTGGTTTTACCCAGCCAAATGTCTTGAATTTTAACCAGGAACCTCTAGGACAAAAAATTAAGCCtggacatggggcacctgggtggctcagtcagtcaggcggccgacccttgattttggctcagttcatgatctcagggattctctctctccttctgcccccaccccttgcaaaattaattaattaattaataattaattaattaattaataattaattaagcAAGTGAGCCTGGATCAAGAGCTTCAGAAAGGTTTTAAGCAACATCCAAAGTTATACTCATGTCTTAATTCCTAACTCAGCCAATATGAGGATGATCTTTCTGGTCTTGGCGTATCCTAAGGTGAACTTTctaattcattatttaatttaggTAAAAGCAAGATGATAAATGGTGAGTTATGGTGTTTAAGGCTTAATtcccagaagggaaaaaaaaaaaggcacatggTTTCGTTACTACACAAAATTGGCATACCAGCTGCAAGATACCTCAAAAGCCTAGCCATGATGTAGAATAGTGCAGCTTAGGGGGAAACAAGCCAGGAAAAAATGGTGGCATCCAAAAAAAGGTCATGTATATTGGACACAATAGCTTCCATCTGTTATTTACCCCCCCCATCATCACCATAATGGAAGAGGAATGAGACTTATTTGGTAGAGCTTCAGCAAAAGAGAGTCCCAGCAGGATCAATGCATAGAAGTAAAAAGGAGACAGATTTTGCTCAACATAAAGTACTTTGAGAGAACCAGAGCTCCTCAAGAGGGAATGAGCTAAACTGTTCTACAAATCCAGATGCCACCTAACAGAATGTGACTTAGAGGGGGCTACATAAATGATTTTCCCATCATTTTACAGAATCCTGAGGTTTATAGAGCATCTTTCTCAGAGCAGAAATGCAAGGGGGCTCAAGACTCCCACCACACAGTTCTACTTCTCTTTTTATTGGCCTTTTGAATGTGAAATTCTAAGAAGATAATTTATTGTTTCAGATTTATTCTCAAATTTTGTTTCAAAGTAAAAGAATGTATCCAAAGTGTATACTTACATGTAGAATATCCAAGAGGCAATGATCTTAATATGAAATATGAGACATTACTGAGACTCAATGTTACAGGAATATTCGAAATGAAGTGAAGTTTGCTCCAAACCAATCTCCAAATAAGCCAGTGTATCCAGGAATTCCTGCCTTTGCACATTTAAGTAAACCCCTTAAATTTCTCTGAActccagttttcttatctgtgaaagaGAAGGATGAAGAAGCACACCTCCCTACAGCTCAAAGGGTCATTTGGAAGATCAATgagataatgtaaaataaaaatactttgtacAAGTCAATTGTTAACAAAACCtataaatgttcattattattCACTCCTTAGTTACTTCTGTTTCTCTAACAGCTTTGGAATCCCAGAACACAACAACACAGCATTTTGTGACTGAGTTTGTCCTTCTGGGTTTCCCTGGTCAGGGGGAGATGCAgaactttttcttctcattcatcCTGGTGGTCTATCTCCTCACCCTGCTGGGGAATGGGGTTATTGTCTGTGTAGTGAAATGGGACAAGCGGCTTCACACGCCCATGTACATCTTCTTGGGAAACTTTGCCTTCCTAGAGATCTGGTACAGTTCTTCTACTGTCCCAAACATGCTGGTCAACATGCTCTCTGAGACCAAGACCATCTCCTTCACTGGATGCTTCCtccaattctatttctttttttcactgggTACAACAGAATGTTTCTTCTTATCGGTCATGGCTTATGATCGATACCTTGCCATCTGTCGCCCACTACATTACCCCTCCATCATGACTGGGAAGCTCTGTGTGGTCCTGGTCTGTGTTTGCTGGGTGAGTGGATTTCTCTGCTATCCAGTCCCCATTGTCCTCATCTCCCAACTTCCCTTCTGTGGACCCAACATCATTGACCACTTTGTGTGTGACCCAGGCCCATTGTTCACACTGGCCTGCATCCCTGCTCCTTCCACTGAGCTTATATGCTACACCTTCAACTCACTGATTATCTTTGGGCCCTTCCTTTCCATCCTGGGATCTTACACTCTGGTACTCAGAGCTGTGCTTCATGTTCCTTCTGGTGCTGGTCGAACTAAAGCTTTCTCCACATGTGGGTCCCACCTAATGGTGGTGTCTCTATTCTATGGAACCCTTATGGTGATGTATGTGAGCCCAACATCAGGGACTCCAACAGGAATGCAGAAGATCATCACTTTGGTATACTCAGCAGTGACTCCACTCTTAAATCCCCTTATCTATAGTCTCCGAAACAAAGACATGAAAGATGCCCTAAAGAAAGCCCTAGGATTAAGAACTAACCAAAACTGAGACATttttagagggtattatgctcagcaaaataagtcagtcagagaaagacaaatactctatggtttcactcatatgcggcatttaagaaacaaaaacagatgaacatggggaagggaaggaaaaataaaataagataaatcagagaaggaggcaaaccataagagacccttaactcgaggaaacaaacaggattgctgaaggggcagtgggtggggggatggggtaactgggtgatgagcatcaAGGAAGgaatttgatgtaatgagcactggctggtatatgcaactgatgaatcactaagttctgcCCCTGCaactaataatatactttatgttaactcaattgaatttaaataaaacattttaaaaaagaaagaaagaaagaagcagaatgtgtcattatttataaaaacaatagagAATGGCTTCAGTAAGTCATGTTCTGGCTCATACTTAAGTAGAGGAAGATACTTTTTTTCCCATAGTTCCTTAGCAGTTCAAGTTCAACTCATCAGtgaaaaatgctaaataaaacattttaaacatgcaTTACCTTGCTAAGTAATTACATTTTGTTATTATATGTATGTTGTTTTTGATGTATCTTTCCTGGTTTAATCTTAGCTGGTGGAAAGAATGAAATGCATGTGTACCTGGAGCCTTTCAATAGGAGTGCAATCgtctaaattcagaaaatattcttaaagacAATGGACCAAAGGGGCACCAAAAAATAAACCCACCCAGTAACAGACATTGCCGTTGTTTAAAGCTGTCTTTTACACCAAAAACAGAGTATGCTTCATACCTGCATTACGTAAAGTACAAACTCTCCTGCCAGTCAAAGCTCTCATTCACTACACTGCTCCATTCAGTCTTCTAAGCCTGCATTTCACAAAGATCTATCTATATGTTCTTCCATTTGGACATCTTTACTCATAGCACTTCCCCCAAATAAACTGTGACAATGCCACTTGCAATATGGAATAACAATGTcctaaacatatttttatgcCTCTCAGAAAGTTATAGGGCaatggctcagtcagaaaagtaTTAAGAGAAAATTATACCAAGAACAAATTCCAGCTTTCTGCCCAAACCCCATGTTGAAACAGAAAAGCCATTAGCTGAGAGGCCAATCTACTTAAAATGAAAGTATACCCTTTTAGTTATGGCTGTATTGGAAATGAAATTAGATGTGCCAGGAAGATAGGCTTGCTGGTGCTAGGTGATGAAATACTCTCATACACCATTCCTCAAATCTTTTCACCACCAAATAGTGTTTGGCACACCGTGGTCAGAGAACATGGGCATCTGGGGACaatgtttcttttaaagtcaaagctttatcttaaaaataatcacaaattatACTTTCTGTTCCACCATACATAATTAGTGTAATACAAAATTATCTTGTCTGAGTAAAACTGTCCCTTCAGGAAGACATTTAATTAGGGGCTGTGTGTATCCCATGGCACAGAATCACATACCCTGTTTGAGAAAACAAACTTAAAGAGATTATGGGGTCCCCAGAGAGTCAATGTAGCACATTACCTACTAATCACTATGGGCCAACTTATCAGAAATATTGATGAAACCCCCAGGCAAGAAGAAAGAAGGTCCCTAGGGAAGAAATGGAACGTTCTAGGATCATACGAAGACATAACTCAGAATTCTCAACAATGGATAACTGACACATAAATTAACACCAGCACATATCTCTGTCATGCTCTGTTGGAAGCAGGCCACTAGAACCTTTTGGTGCAAGGGAGGTGAAATAAGCCTGCATGAAGCTCTCACACAGGGCTTCCACATTAAGGGCAGTGAAAGAGAGAATCTGTGACCTCCCTATGAACTCTCCCCAGGACCTGGGAAAGCTTCATAATATACAGGAAAAGGCATCTCTAATGGGTGTTGCTATTGTGCACCACAGGTGGGTCTATTCACctacatttgttcattcaatatGCTCAAGAGATTGAGTATCAAGGAATATTGGTTCCTCACAACTCAAAAGACAGAACTTTCAGAGTATTTAGATAACCCTGGAACTCACACTCCCCCAGATAAGTGTACTAAATGGTGCCAAAGTCATCCACAGATCTTCCCCTTCTCAGGAAGTGACTGGAACACCAAGAATGGTATGATTTTCATAGATATTTTgaacaaaacagtatggaactagTTCCATCCACTGGGAccaaaaccaagagaaaatagggatttgttttgttttgttttgttttggtctccTCTCTCAGCTCTCCCCTCTGTCCATTGCATTACTCTTCTCCACCCTCAGGAGAggtggcattaaaaaaattttaagggtaAAATCAAATCAGTGTATATAATGAGTAAGATTCACATATAATTTAATGGTGAATATATTAGGAATTGCTTCTTTAATCATGTTGGAAATTATTTGTGAAATTCATTTACCATGCTTTCCCTATGGCTAATAGTTGTTCCGTGAGGTCTTTTTCTAAAAGAGTAGTCTATGGCTCAAATACATAGACCTAAGTCTTGTGCATTTTGATTTCGAGTCAAAGTCTGTGAATCTGATTCAAGTTATTGGGCTGTTGTTCCAGGTGGTAAGTGGCTGCTCTCTGCATCATTGCTTTCTTGTCTTGTTGAGAACAGAGGTCTCTTGCTTGGAAAGCACGGAGTTCCCATAGTGAGGAACCATTTGCTTCTCACAAGATGATCTATTCTCTGGAACCCTGATCAAAATGATGATCAATGCAGGGTAGTTTACTTCTTTATAATCATCctagttcaaaaaagaaaaaagaatgtatccCCATCTTTCAATGtctttctcttggtttcttttccaCAAGACTACAACCTTCTTTGGCTGAACCAGTCCAATAGGAAGGT contains:
- the LOC113249152 gene encoding olfactory receptor 11H6, whose amino-acid sequence is MFIIIHSLVTSVSLTALESQNTTTQHFVTEFVLLGFPGQGEMQNFFFSFILVVYLLTLLGNGVIVCVVKWDKRLHTPMYIFLGNFAFLEIWYSSSTVPNMLVNMLSETKTISFTGCFLQFYFFFSLGTTECFFLSVMAYDRYLAICRPLHYPSIMTGKLCVVLVCVCWVSGFLCYPVPIVLISQLPFCGPNIIDHFVCDPGPLFTLACIPAPSTELICYTFNSLIIFGPFLSILGSYTLVLRAVLHVPSGAGRTKAFSTCGSHLMVVSLFYGTLMVMYVSPTSGTPTGMQKIITLVYSAVTPLLNPLIYSLRNKDMKDALKKALGLRTNQN